A part of Aspergillus oryzae RIB40 DNA, chromosome 7 genomic DNA contains:
- a CDS encoding flavin-containing monooxygenase (predicted flavoprotein involved in K+ transport), which translates to MAQEHHLDALVVGAGFGGIYTLYSLVKEGLNVKAIDTAGDVGGTWYWNRYPGALSDTWSHLYRFLFDQEFLQTYPWKRWYLTQPEIMQYLRDVVERYHLRKHMQFNTKMQRAEWNDETKIWEVQCETGDVFHVRYLFTALGLLVKANYPDIPGMDTFKGEMNHTSAWNPDVELENKRVGVIGVGSSGVQVVTAIADKVKSLHVFVRRPQYTVPSGNRDVTPKERALVNKNYPALIADARTSVFAMGTPEPKRTFMSLSPEDREELLEQQWNIGNGFQFMFGGFSDIATNEVANEEVCRFLRKKIASIVKDPQKRDVLTPKELYGRRPLCDAGFYEIFNKENVFAVDIKKSPITEVTPSGICTADGTTHELDVIIFATGFDAVDGTYAMVDIRGRDGKNLYDMWKPSGPSTYVGMSVHGFPNLLLVNGPHMAFANIPTSGETNTEFIMDLVRRAEKISKQTGRQCEIEALEEAERAWTARSRSSIAGTMLAPCFPSDLVLALNLLQSCPVQ; encoded by the exons ATGGCCCAGGAACACCATTTGGATGCCCTTGTCGTAGGTGCCGGCTTTGGTGGAATTTATACGCTCTATTCCCTTGTCAAGGAGGGCTTGAATGTCAAAGCCATTGATACGGCCGGTGATGTTGGTGGTACTTGGTATTGGAACCGCTATCCCGGTGCGTTGAGCGACACATGGAGTCATCTTTATCGATTCCTCTTTGACCAGGAGTTCCTGCAAACCTACCCCTGGAAAAGATGGTATCTCACCCAGCCCGAGATAATGCAATACCTCCGGGACGTGGTGGAAAGATACCACCTCCGCAAACACATGCAGTTCAACACCAAGATGCAACGGGCGGAATGGAACGACGAGACTAAGATCTGGGAGGTCCAGTGCGAGACAGGCGACGTCTTCCACGTGCGATACCTCTTCACGGCGCTTGGACTCCTGGTCAAAGCCAACTACCCCGATATCCCGGGGATGGACACATTCAAGGGAGAGATGAACCACACCTCGGCGTGGAACCCAGATGTGGAACTCGAGAATAAACGTGTCGGTGTGATTGGCGTTGGATCATCGGGTGTCCAGGTCGTGACGGCCATCGCTGACAAGGTTAAATCTCTCCATGTATTCGTCCGACGTCCGCAGTACACTGTCCCCAGTGGAAACCGGGACGTTACGCCGAAGGAACGCGCCCTGGTCAACAAAAACTATCCAGCGCTTATCGCAGACGCCCGTACCTCCGTCTTTGCTATGGGTACACCGGAGCCTAAGAGAACATTCATGTCACTGTCGCCAGAAGACCGCGAGGAACTACTCGAGCAGCAATGGAACATCGGAAACGGCTTCCAGTTCATGTTTGGCGGGTTCTCTGATATTGCCACGAATGAAGTTGCGAATGAGGAAGTATGCCGGTTTCTGCGCAAGAAGATTGCGAGTATTGTCAAGGATCCGCAAAAGCGAGACGTCCTAACACCGAAGGAACTATATGGGCGTCGACCTCTGTGTGATGCTGGGTTTTACGAGATATTCAACAAGGAAAATGTCTTTGCGGTGGATATCAAGAAGAGCCCCATTACGGAGGTTACACCAAGTGGTATCTGTACGGCTGATGGCACGACCCATGAGCTGGATGTTATAATCTTTGCGACTGGGTTCGATGCCGTGGATGGCACCTATGCGATGGTTGATATTCGGGGCCGGGATGGGAAAAACCTGTATGATATGTGGAAACCTTCCGGCCCAAGCACGTACGTAGGGATGTCTGTGCATGGATtccccaatcttcttctAGTCAATGGGCCGCACATGGCGTTCGCAAATATTCCGACGTCAGGGGAGACCAACACAGAGTTTATTATGGATTTGGTCCGACGGGCcgagaagatatcgaagCAAACGGGACGTCAGTGCGAAATTGAAGCCTTAGAAGAAGCCGAGCGTGCATGGACAGCACGCAGTCGGTCCTCGATAGCGGGAACAAT GCTCGCCCCTTGCTTCCCGTCGGACCTTGTTCTGGCTCTCAATCTGCTGCAAAGCTGTCCGGTGCAGTGA
- a CDS encoding alpha/beta fold hydrolase (predicted protein) has translation MASTAFPTLAKKVQLSDGTTYGYVAVPPSTPDHVSFLLLHGYPFSSYDWRHQIAGLQEAGYGLIAPDLLGYGDTDKPRDLKAYRNKTMSTHIVEILDREGIDKVVLVGHDWGVGLASRLATYHRSRFYGLVTIAVAYIEPGYETFGYWKWHNTDEAAQDCNNHSSPSSTPTTHPFGNPTSPQPIKQPNSSVPGV, from the exons ATGGCGTCCACGGCATTCCCCACCTTGGCGAAAAAGGTCCAGCTCTCCGACGGCACAACATACGGCTATGTCGCTGTGCCTCCTTCGACTCCAGATCAtgtctcctttctccttctccatggatATCCTTTTTCCTCGTATGACTGGCGGCACCAGATAGCCGGTCTACAGGAAGCGGGATATGGTCTTATTGCACCGGACCTTCTCGGATACGGTGATACTGACAAACCCAGGGATCTGAAAGCTTATCGCAATAAAACCATGAGTACACATATCGTTGAGATATTGGATAGAGAGGGTATCGATAAAGTAGTCCTGGTGGGACATGATTG GGGAGTCGGCCTCGCATCCCGCCTAGCAACCTACCACCGCTCCCGATTCTACGGTCTAGTGACAATCGCCGTCGCATACATCGAACCAG GCTATGAAACCTTTGGCTACTGGAAATGGCACAACACCGACGAAGCAGCTCAAGACTGCAACAACCAC TCTTCACCCTCCTCTACCCCCACGACCCATCCATTTGGAAATCCGACTTCGCCCCAACCGATAAAGCAGCCGAATTCGTCCGTTCCGGGCGTATAA
- a CDS encoding uncharacterized protein (multicopper oxidases), producing the protein MSVLRAVTAFFIWLGLVQAKLVRETLEFTWGVGSPDDVPRQMILTNGKYPGPDLVFDEDDDVEVFLNRANLHTVVIDKLDLDTCHQSHAVQYDSPLARSIVRYCRYSLSETRLIRILCRMESAPWSDGVPGLSQAPIQPNSSFVYKFKASPAGTFWYHSHFKNVMQDGQVGALYIRHKPDTPRPYSMIAQDATEVAQMQHAEANSNLVLITDWTHFTAKEYFQAEIDSGLNLFCVDSILVNGKGSVYCPGAEYMQSLIGPQIALVLEGTNLTDRGCLVPSLHNVQGSWPNQKPDAVPSSMHNNCTPSDGGVPIIEVDAKDGWASLNFIGAQAQKGTTFSVDNHPMWIYEVDGQFVEPRQYEMVGMYNGARYSALVKLNQTPGDYAIRITDNGGDQVISGYAILSYRAANTTENGTRPQAQIGPTTKGYIDYAGQNTSASVRHLNYTTNLPAFNVPLPPAFADLTLKTNMTRVNSSYQWSIGNGVLYEPEVTADTPLMFEKQPLDVIPSNFTLQTLNNTWVDIIIQIISDPEMDPIHPPHPIHKHGNRAYIIGDGMGVFNWSTVYEGMLERPDLFYLNKPALRDTFVTNTLTAALDGGVWIAIRYHVSGPFPSLLHCHITTHQEGGMALALLDGIDVWSELPTAAEVVRLQNADGPVG; encoded by the exons ATGTCTGTTCTTAGGGCTGTCACAGCCTTCTTCATATGGCTCGGCCTAGTGCAGGCCAAGCTGGTCCGCGAGACACTAGAGTTCACCTGGGGCGTTGGCTCCCCCGATGATGTCCCGCGCCAAATGATTCTCACTAATGGGAAGTATCCAGGGCCTGACTTGGTgtttgacgaggatgacgatgtcgAGGTATTTCTAAACCGGGCAAACCTGCATACGGTAGTCATTGACAAGCTTGACCTAGATACATGTCATCAATCACATGCCGTTCAATACGACAGTCCACTGGCACGGTCAATCGTGAGATACTGCCGATACTCACTTTCTGAAACGCGACTAATTAGAATATTATGTAGAATGGAATCCGCTCCGTGGTCTGACGGTGTCCCAGGGCTGTCGCAAGCGCCCATTCAGCCGAATTCATCTTTCGTATACAAGTTCAAAGCTTCCCCAGCAGGGACGTTCTG GTACCATTCGCACTTCAAAAATGTGATGCAGGATGGGCAAGTGGGAGCTCTTTATATTCG CCACAAGCCCGACACTCCCCGGCCATACTCGATGATCGCCCAAGATGCCACCGAAGTAGCCCAGATGCAGCACGCGGAAGCCAACTCAAACCTGGTTCTAATAACCGACTGGACTCATTTCACCGCCAAGGAATACTTTCAGGCCGAGATTGATTCGGGCTTGAATCTCTT TTGTGTTGACAGTATCCTCGTAAACGGCAAAGGTTCCGTTTATTGCCCGGGAGCTGAGTATATGCAATCACTCATTGGCCCCCAGATCGCGTTGGTGCTGGAAGGGACGAATCTGACCGACCGAGG ATGCTTGGTACCCAGTTTACACAATGTTCAGGGAAGCTGGCCAAACCAGAAGCCTGATGCTGTCCCATCCTCAATGCACAACAACTGCACCCCGTCGGATGGTGGGGTGCCTATAATCGAGGTTGATGCGAAGGACGGATGGGCGAGTCTGAACTTCATTGGGGCACAAGCGCAAAAAGGAACCACTTTCTCGGTAGACAACCATCCAATGTGGATATATGAGGTAGACGGTCAATTCGTGGAACCACGTCAGTACGAGATGGTTGGAATGTACAACGGTGCTAGGTACTCGGCTCTTGTCAAGTTGAACCAGACACCAGGAGATTATGCGATTCGAATTACGGACAATGGAGGCGACCAGGTCATAAGCGGCTATGCTATCCTTTCCTACCGTGCAGCAAATACGACGGAGAATGGGACTCGACCGCAAGCACAAATTGGCCCTACGACCAAGGGATACATTGACTACGCGGGACAGAACACATCTGCTAGCGTAAGGCACCTAAATTACACAACGAACCTCCCAGCGTTCAATGTTCCCCTGCCACCGGCATTTGCGGACCTTACCCTGAAAACCAACATGACACGTGTGAACAGTTCGTATCAATGGTCTATAGGGAACGGAGTTCTGTACGAGCCTGAAGTCACAGCAGATACACCACTCATGTTCGAGAAACAGCCACTGGATGTGATACCATCAAACTTCACGCTCCAAACACTCAACAACACCTGGGTAGACATTATCATCCAAATTATATCCGACCCAGAAATGGACCCCATCCATCCACCCCACCCCATTCACAAGCACGGCAACCGCGCCTATATCATTGGGGATGGAATGGGCGTCTTCAATTGGTCGACTGTCTACGAAGGAATGCTCGAGAGACCTGACCTGTTTTACCTTAACAAGCCCGCATTACGGGATACATTCGTGACGAACACCCTCACCGCAGCCTTGGACGGTGGAGTATGGATAGCGATCCGATACCATGTCAGCGGGCCATTCCCCTCGCTGCTTCATTGTCATATCACGACGCACCAGGAAGGCGGAATGGCCTTGGCCCTTCTTGATGGCATCGACGTATGGTCTGAGCTACCTACAGCGGCAGAGGTGGTGAGACTGCAGAATGCAGATGGACCCGTAGGATGA
- a CDS encoding uncharacterized protein (acetylcholinesterase/Butyrylcholinesterase) has translation MAQIDAYQVDGFRRYRNWYSSTMIASALFYLGLVASIALSSPINKTESRPTATIDAGVVAGTTTSVSSSTVTVNQFLGIPFGAPPVRFSPPQPPAPWSSVYDASKYKPDCIQQFNYPEAARNRSIAVFNTPPPRGGEESEDCLHLNVFAPESAAEGSKAVLFWIYGGSFSIGASSLPIYDGTSLAANQDVVVVTSNYRTNVFGFPGSPDLPTSEWNLG, from the exons ATGGCGCAGATTGACGCGTACCAGGTGGACGGATTCCGAAGATACCG CAATTGGTACTCATCCACCATGATAGCTTCTGCACTGTTTTACCTCGGCCTAGTTGCGAGTATAGCCCTCTCATCGCCGATTAATAAGACAGAAAGTCGCCCCACAGCGACTATTGATGCAGGTGTAGTCGCTGGAACCACAACGTCTGTATCGTCCTCAACTGTTACAGTAAACCAATTCCTCGGTATCCCCTTTGGTGCCCCTCCTGTGCGCTTCAGCCCTCCACAGCCTCCTGCGCCATGGTCCTCGGTCTACGACGCATCCAAGTATAAACCTGATTGCATTCAGCAATTTAACTATCCGGAGGCCGCACGGAACCGGTCAATCGCAGTTTTCAACACACCTCCGCCTCGGGGCGGCGAGGAAAGCGAGGACTGTCTCCATTTGAATGTCTTTGCCCCAGAGTCGGCAGCAGAGGGCTCCAAGGCTGTTCTCTTCTGGATCTACGGCGGTAGCTTTTCGATTGGAGCCAGTTCTCTGCCTATTTATGATGGCACTAGTCTTGCGGCGAACCAGGACGTGGTGGTAGTCACCAGCAACTATCGCACCAACGTCTTCGGTTTCCCTGGCTCTCCTGACCTACCTACATCAGAATGGAATCTTGGGTGA
- a CDS encoding uncharacterized protein (predicted protein) has product MSVDALIKNPPDPVPFHAAIMESGVAAMMAVSAGSDWKALVNATKCQNTNELECVRAIPAKRLKEIIERNMLTFSPIPDGITWPKNSYTSRLNSTHDSSEIARVPLLIGSNADEGQTFVAGQNATVARALLSEILGNNSTLLQAVLKQYPLGTPGIKTERDRVAKILTELAFQCPSQRVANESSSAGIDTWLYYFNATFPNANPLFGSGAFHSAEVDLVFGTYKQDGATKAQKDLSQLMQKTWADFAKNPSAGPGWETVPQVGVFGDGPKTEGDGVTQGLFQTVDAEEIDWRCQLYEALYEALDAGKQ; this is encoded by the coding sequence ATGAGCGTGGACGCTCTCATTAAAAATCCTCCAGACCCTGTTCCTTTCCACGCTGCAATCATGGAATCCGGCGTAGCGGCGATGATGGCAGTCTCTGCCGGATCTGACTGGAAAGCTCTGGTCAACGCTACCAAATGCCAGAATACAAACGAGCTTGAATGTGTTCGCGCCATTCCAGCAAAGCGACTTAAAGAGATCATCGAACGGAATATGCTCACCTTCTCCCCGATCCCTGATGGAATCACATGGCCAAAGAACTCATATACGAGCCGCCTGAACTCTACGCATGACTCGTCTGAGATCGCCCGTGTTCCTTTACTAATCGGCAGCAATGCTGATGAAGGTCAAACGTTCGTCGCAGGACAGAACGCTACCGTAGCACGCGCCCTTCTTAGTGAGATTCTGGGAAATAATTCGACTCTCCTTCAAGCGGTCCTGAAACAATACCCTCTGGGTACTCCAGGAATTAAGACTGAACGCGATCGTGTGGCGAAAATTCTTACTGAACTTGCATTCCAGTGCCCTTCGCAGCGCGTCGCTAATGAGAGCTCTTCCGCGGGCATTGATACTTGGCTATACTACTTTAATGCCACCTTTCCGAATGCAAACCCGCTATTTGGCAGTGGGGCCTTTCACTCGGCGGAGGTTGATCTGGTCTTTGGCACATATAAGCAGGATGGAGCCACAAAGGCTCAGAAAGATTTAAGCCAATTGATGCAGAAAACTTGGGCTGACTTCGCGAAGAATCCGTCTGCCGGACCTGGCTGGGAAACTGTCCCTCAGGTTGGGGTCTTTGGTGATGGGCCGAAGACTGAAGGGGACGGAGTAACGCAGGGATTGTTCCAAACTGTTGATGCTGAGGAGATTGATTGGAGGTGTCAGCTGTATGAGGCTTTATATGAGGCGTTGGATGCTGGTAAGCAGTAG
- a CDS encoding uncharacterized protein (predicted protein) → MEDEFEADEAVFKREWFLNGIGRDASFDRLLVQIMAEIYSDKLATVNFRRLENGRQIVHSMANGDAVRISEETIPEEPEEEPAFEDIVPEVEPSHGYDGSTEDEGTGEYSGRRQQPESEPVSEDWPLTPSPPPSASSPHPTDETIAVDDQPSFPKPEPNSHTEPDEQPKDDGWGAWAPLRKRGKNKKKNKKLKIVEPEAESRAEPAPAERWPEVRHATSDESYGFGPPTPLSPVYEEEAPLPLRPASASLLEGPSY, encoded by the coding sequence atggaggacGAGTTCGAGGCCGACGAAGCGGTGTTCAAGCGGGAGTGGTTTCTCAATGGAATTGGGCGGGACGCGTCATTCGACCGATTACTCGTGCAGATTATGGCGGAGATATATTCGGACAAGTTGGCGACGGTGAATTTCCGGAGACTCGAGAACGGACGACAGATTGTTCATTCCATGGCGAATGGGGATGCGGTACGGATCTCCGAGGAAACTATTCCCGAAGAGCCCGAGGAAGAACCTGCGTTTGAGGATATCGTGCCCGAAGTCGAGCCGAGTCATGGATACGACGGGTCGAcggaagacgaaggaaccGGTGAGTACAGTGGTAGACGACAGCAACCAGAGTCAGAGCCTGTAAGCGAGGACTGGCCGCTGACTCCGTCGCCACCtccctctgcttcttctccgcatcctACCGATGAGACTATCGCCGTGGATGACCAGCCTTCCTTTCCGAAGCCTGAGCCCAATAGTCACACCGAGCCCGACGAACAGCCCAAAGATGACGGTTGGGGCGCCTGGGCACCGCTCCGGAAACGGGgtaagaataagaagaaaaacaagaagctcaagatcGTCGAGCCGGAGGCTGAATCCAGAGCGGAACCTGCCCCGGCGGAAAGGTGGCCGGAGGTTCGCCATGCTACGTCGGATGAATCGTATGGTTTTGGGCCGCCGACGCCCTTGAGTCCGGTTTATGAGGAGGAGGCTCCTCTGCCTTTAAGGCCGGCTTCGGCGTCTCTTCTGGAAGGGCCGAGTTATTGA
- a CDS encoding uncharacterized protein (predicted protein), translated as MIATYQGVGELRAIAGHLKSMSETQRAELALAGGAAFAENIYVMLKSKIEKSDPELDWFFVYHPDTDWTYHFEEKLRTKGLLGRNFIGIVHDLDALVAFMSSVRDVYGTRHPRRRPPFFHLVIPAYEPIVIPTPLLIPEKLHPFRIEGDIHRGTYLVWMNLPGVDEKAVQNIGVFQPPRSIWDNIMVQVGLVQAPPPRFLGASAQKIEQPQVPQLPEPTPVAAITAPEPEKGEITSLKASRGSMRRAQTYQDSEAGSTNSSRSHSHRKRRRHRSNSRVCQSLNNVLKS; from the exons ATGATTGCAACTTATCAGGGTGTGGGTGAGCTGCGGGCGATCGCAGGACACCTGAAAAGTATGAGCGAGACACAACGAGCCGAGCTGGCGCTCGCAGGAGGAGCAGCCTTCGCGGAGAATATCTATGTGATGCTGAAATCGAAGATCGAAAAGTCGGACCCCGAGCTCGACTGGTTCTTCGTGTATCATCCGGACACAGACTGGACATATCATTTCGAGGAGAAGCTGCGGACCAAGGGCCTTTTGGGTCGGAATTTTATTGGCATTGTGCATGATCTCGATGCCCTGGTCGCCTTCATGTCGTCCGTCAGAGATGTTTATGGCACCCGACACCCACGCCGGAGAcctcctttcttccacttggtTATTCCGGCTTACGAGCCAATTGTCATTCCTACACCACTGCTTATCCCGGAGAAGCTTCATCCATTCCGGATTGAGGGCGACATCCATCGTGGAACGTATCTGGTGTGGATGAATCTACCGGGTGTGGACGAGAAAGCCGTTCAGAATATCGGTGTGTTTCAACCACCGCGGTCGATATGGGACAACATCATGGTGCAAG TCGGCCTCGTCCAAGCCCCACCTCCCCGTTTCCTCGGCGCCAGTGCCCAAAAGATAGAACAACCCCAGGTTCCTCAGCTTCCAGAGCCAACTCCCGTTGCAGCTATCACAGCGCCCGAGCCAGAAAAAGGCGAGATAACGTCGCTGAAAGCCAGTCGTGGGTCGATGCGCCGTGCACAAACGTACCAGGACAGCGAGGCGGGATCGACGAACAGTTCCCGATCGCATTCTCACCGAAAACGCAGGCGACATCGGTCGAATAGT AGGGTGTGTCAAAGTTTGAATAATGTACTAAAATCTTAG
- a CDS encoding glycoside hydrolase family 5 protein (predicted protein) produces the protein MKVTRLAVLNTLATLTVAWLPTTDKTITSSNGTDLFKASHGKIRGVNLGSQFVFEPWIATKAWSELGCEGQESEFDCVMKLGQDAANKAFAKHWDSWITKEDIKEIRSYGLNTIRIPVGYWMNEDLIYHDSEYFPHGGFAYLEKLCGWASDAGLYIIIDLHGAPGAQVAKNAFTGQFADTPGFYVDFQYQRALEFLEWMTIKVHTLHNFRNVGMLEVVNEPVQNPQVTTTLRSNYYPNAFHSIRKVEGALSIDRKDYLHIQMMDGAWGAGDPHEHLTDDYYAAYDNHRYLKWDPRVEVSKDSYIKTSCNDNVATNWPAIIGEWSLGVPDNVQETADWKPYSNLDFYQKWFAAQVQNYEQHQGWIFWTWKTQLDEYRWSYRDGVKAGVIPTDLNAVFREDVCKGRSS, from the exons ATGAAAGTCACCAGGCTAGCGGTTCTGAATACCCTGGCAACCCTAACTGTTGCCTGGCTTCCAACAACCGACAAGACAATCACCTCTAGTAATGGAACCGATCTCTTCAAAGCCTCGCACGGGAAGATTCGGGGGGTGAACTTGGGCTCGCAGTTCGTGTTCGAACCCTGGATCGCTACGAAAGCCTGGTCCGAGCTTGGCTGTGAAGGGCAGGAATCCGAATTTGACTGTGTGATGAAGTTGGGTCAGGATGCAGCAAATAAGGCCTTTGCCAAGCATTGGGACTCATGGATTACCAAGGAGGACATCAAAGAGATACGAAGCTACGGTCTGAACACGATTCGCATACCCGTCGGCTACTGGATGAACGAGGATCTCATCTATCACGACAGCGAGTACTTTCCACACGGCGGGTTTGCGTATCTCGAGAAGCTGTGCGGGTGGGCCAGTGATGCTGGTCTGTACATCATTATTGACCTGCACGGGGCCCCTGGCGCCCAGGTTGCGAAGAACGCCTTTACGGGCCAGTTCGCCGATACGCCTGGATTCTATGTGGATTTTCAGTACCAACGGGCACTTGAGTTTCTCGAGTGGATGACGATCAAGGTCCATACCCTGCACAATTTCCGGAACGTGGGCATGTTGGAGGTCGTCAACGAGCCGGTGCAGAATCCCCAGGTGACAACTACGTTGCGCTCAAACTATTACCCCAATGCTTTCCAC TCCATCCGCAAAGTGGAAGGAGCGCTGAGCATCGACCGAAAAGACTACCTGCATATCCAGATGATGGACGGCGCCTGGGGCGCCGGGGATCCCCACGAGCACCTGACGGACGACTACTACGCTGCCTACGACAACCACCGCTATCTCAAATGGGATCCTCGAGTGGAGGTGTCCAAAGATAGCTACATCAAGACCTCGTGTAACGACAACGTGGCGACCAACTGGCCCGCTATCATCGGCGAGTGGAGCTTGGGGGTCCCCGATAACGTACAAGAGACAGCTGACTGGAAGCCGTATTCTAACCTGGACTTTTACCAGAAGTGGTTTGCCGCGCAGGTGCAGAACTATGAACAACATCAGGGGTGGATCTTTTGGACGTGGAAGACTCAGCTGGACGAGTATCGGTGGTCTTATCGCG ATGGAGTCAAAGCGGGAGTGATCCCGACCGATCTCAACGCAGTCTTTCGGGAGGATGTCTGTAAAGGTCGAAGCAGCTAG
- a CDS encoding GNAT family N-acetyltransferase (acetyltransferases, including N-acetylases of ribosomal proteins): MTTNPPPGAEVLLPPAQPPAPHPLVGRTITLHPIQESHTQGLWNIVGGTTDPKKTAVWTYLPEGPYPEDTYTDFKTSIQKKTTSKDPFFYTIFDNRTQKPQGWITLMSIVPEHLRVEIGHVLFAPELQRTTGATEAVYLLLRYAFEELGYRRVEWKCNALNEGSKRAARRLGFVFEGVFREHMVVKGRNRDTAWFSLLKGEWERGVKGGLEGWLHPGNFDESGKQRRGLEDIREGVLGSL; this comes from the coding sequence ATGACTACCAACCCACCCCCAGGAGCAGAAGTCCTCCTCCCCCCAGCACAACCACCAGCTCCACACCCCCTCGTCGGCCGGACAATAACGCTACACCCCATCCAAGAATCCCACACCCAGGGCCTCTGGAATATTGTCGGCGGTACCACCGATCCCAAAAAGACCGCAGTCTGGACCTACCTCCCCGAAGGACCCTACCCAGAAGACACATACACCGACTTCAAAACCTCCATCCAGAAAAAGACCACGAGCAAAGACCCCTTCTTCTACACGATCTTCGACAACCGCACCCAGAAACCCCAAGGCTGGATCACGCTCATGAGCATTGTGCCGGAGCACCTCCGCGTCGAAATCGGGCACGTGCTCTTCGCCCCGGAACTGCAGCGTACGACGGGCGCTACGGAGGCGGTGTATTTGTTACTGCGGTATGCCTTCGAGGAGCTGGGGTATCGGCGGGTGGAGTGGAAGTGTAATGCCCTCAATGAGGGGAGTAAGCGGGCTGCGAGACGGTTGGGGTTTGTCTTTGAGGGGGTGTTTAGGGAGCATATGGTTGTGAAGGGAAGGAATCGGGATACGGCGTGGTTTTCGTTGCTGAAGGGGGAGTGGGAGCGGGGGGTGAAGGGGGGATTGGAGGGGTGGTTGCATCCGGGGAATTTTGATGAGAGTGGGAAACAGAggagggggttggaggaTATTCGGGAGGGTGTTTTGGGGTCTCTATAG